Proteins encoded together in one Rhodospirillales bacterium window:
- the ybgC gene encoding tol-pal system-associated acyl-CoA thioesterase: protein MMTPEPSTGIVSGEVHLFPIRVYFEDTDAGGVVYHANYLQFAERARTEMLRSIGFAQSRLAAQTGVFFVMRRCVADFLVPARLDDHLVVASRLVALRGASLDLDQTVMRDGLELARFAVKLACMSQAGRAVRMPSAVRAAFAAISGNFWSDDGK from the coding sequence ATGATGACGCCTGAGCCGTCGACGGGAATCGTTTCAGGGGAGGTTCACCTCTTCCCGATTCGTGTCTATTTCGAGGATACCGACGCTGGCGGGGTCGTCTATCACGCCAACTACCTGCAATTTGCCGAGCGGGCGCGCACCGAGATGCTTCGCAGTATCGGGTTTGCACAATCGCGGCTGGCGGCACAGACCGGGGTGTTTTTCGTCATGCGCCGTTGCGTTGCTGATTTTCTTGTACCGGCGCGGCTTGACGACCATCTTGTCGTCGCGAGCCGCTTGGTTGCGCTGCGTGGCGCGTCGCTCGATCTTGATCAAACGGTCATGCGTGACGGCTTGGAGCTTGCGCGATTTGCGGTCAAGCTCGCCTGCATGTCTCAGGCGGGCCGCGCCGTGCGGATGCCCTCGGCGGTCCGGGCGGCGTTCGCGGCGATCTCGGGAAACTTCTGGTCGGACGATGGAAAATAA
- the ruvB gene encoding Holliday junction branch migration DNA helicase RuvB, giving the protein MSRNEADDAGRPLIAGTRQVEDGTETGLRPASLGDFVGQKAVCRNLRVFVEAARGRGEPLDHVLLHGPPGLGKTTLAQIVAHELGVGFRATSGPVIAKPGDLAAILTNLEPRDVLFIDEIHRLSPVVEEILYPAMEDGKLDLMIGEGPAARTIRIDLPPFTLVAATTRAGLITTPLRERFGIPLRLDFYDVDELEHIVRRGGALLRMAMTADGAREIAARARGTPRVAIRLLRRVRDFASVGGVREVDRTAADAALNRLDVDGRGLDAIDRRYLRCIADFYRGGPVGVETLAAALAEERDTIEDVIEPFLIQQGLLQRTPRGRMLADLAYAHLGLVRPVGFAPAQFTLRIDDDA; this is encoded by the coding sequence GTGAGCCGAAACGAAGCCGACGACGCCGGACGGCCGCTGATCGCGGGGACCCGGCAGGTCGAAGATGGCACCGAAACCGGCCTGCGCCCGGCCTCGCTCGGCGATTTCGTCGGCCAGAAGGCGGTTTGCCGCAACCTGCGCGTGTTTGTCGAAGCGGCGCGCGGGCGTGGCGAGCCGCTCGATCACGTCCTGCTGCACGGACCGCCCGGTCTCGGCAAGACGACCTTGGCCCAGATCGTCGCTCATGAACTCGGTGTCGGCTTTCGTGCGACGTCCGGTCCGGTCATCGCCAAGCCGGGTGATCTCGCGGCGATTCTCACCAATCTCGAGCCGCGCGACGTCCTGTTCATCGACGAAATCCATCGGTTATCGCCGGTCGTCGAGGAAATCCTCTATCCGGCGATGGAGGACGGCAAGCTCGACCTGATGATCGGCGAAGGACCGGCGGCGCGCACGATCCGCATCGATCTGCCGCCGTTTACCCTGGTTGCGGCGACGACGCGGGCCGGCCTGATCACCACGCCGCTGCGCGAGCGTTTCGGCATTCCGCTGCGCCTCGACTTCTACGACGTCGACGAGCTCGAGCACATCGTCCGGCGCGGCGGGGCGTTGTTGCGCATGGCCATGACCGCGGACGGCGCCCGTGAGATTGCTGCGCGCGCGCGCGGCACGCCGCGGGTGGCGATCCGCCTGCTGCGCCGGGTGCGCGACTTCGCCAGCGTCGGCGGCGTGCGCGAGGTTGACCGCACCGCCGCCGACGCGGCGTTGAACCGTCTTGACGTCGATGGGCGCGGACTCGACGCTATCGATCGCCGCTACCTGCGTTGTATCGCCGACTTCTATCGCGGTGGTCCGGTGGGGGTGGAGACGCTGGCGGCGGCACTGGCCGAGGAGCGCGATACCATCGAGGACGTCATTGAGCCCTTCTTGATCCAGCAGGGCTTGTTGCAGCGCACGCCGCGTGGGCGGATGCTGGCGGATCTCGCTTACGCCCATCTCGGCTTGGTGCGCCCGGTCGGCTTCGCGCCGGCGCAGTTCACGCTGAGGATCGATGATGACGCCTGA
- the ruvA gene encoding Holliday junction branch migration protein RuvA, translated as MIAKITGRVDTVADGSAVIDVGGIGYLVFCSARTLRRLAEGTEAALLIDTHVREDGINLYGFVDSLERAWFRLLITVQGVGPKAALAILSVAAPADLAFAIAAGDRAVLTQASGIGARLAQRIATELKDKAAAMTLPAGMGSLVGAVSIAATTDGAGSVGAAADAVSALVNLGFRPVEAHTAVATAAGRLGEGAALDALIRAGLADLAKREPGP; from the coding sequence GTGATCGCCAAGATCACCGGCCGTGTCGATACCGTCGCCGACGGCTCGGCGGTGATCGATGTCGGCGGAATCGGTTATCTCGTCTTCTGTTCGGCGCGGACCTTGCGGCGGCTGGCGGAGGGCACGGAAGCGGCGCTGCTGATCGATACCCACGTGCGCGAGGACGGGATCAACCTCTATGGGTTCGTCGATTCTCTCGAACGGGCGTGGTTTCGCTTGCTGATCACCGTCCAGGGCGTCGGACCGAAGGCGGCGCTGGCAATTCTGAGCGTGGCGGCGCCGGCGGATCTGGCGTTCGCCATCGCTGCCGGGGACCGGGCGGTGCTGACCCAGGCGTCCGGCATCGGCGCCCGGCTCGCCCAGCGCATCGCCACCGAGCTGAAGGACAAGGCGGCGGCGATGACACTGCCGGCGGGCATGGGCTCGCTGGTAGGCGCGGTTTCGATCGCCGCCACGACGGACGGAGCAGGATCGGTGGGCGCGGCGGCGGACGCGGTCTCGGCGCTGGTCAATCTCGGGTTTCGTCCCGTCGAGGCGCACACCGCCGTGGCTACGGCTGCGGGCCGCCTTGGCGAGGGCGCCGCTCTTGATGCGCTGATCCGCGCCGGGCTTGCCGATCTCGCCAAACGCGAGCCCGGACCGTGA
- the ruvC gene encoding crossover junction endodeoxyribonuclease RuvC gives MRLLGLDPGLGATGWGVIDYDHGRLVHVACGVVKTDASRSLADRLVQLADGLEAVIVGWRPEEAAVEETFVNRNAVSTLRLGQARGIALLVPARAGLPVSEYLPNLVKKTVVGTGHAAKEQVQMMVARLLPGARLTSADAADALAVAICHAHHRGRSALIAAARS, from the coding sequence GTGCGCCTGCTGGGTCTCGATCCGGGTTTGGGTGCCACGGGCTGGGGGGTGATCGATTACGACCATGGCCGGCTGGTGCACGTCGCCTGCGGCGTGGTCAAAACGGATGCCAGCCGCTCGCTGGCGGATCGCCTCGTGCAGTTGGCCGACGGGCTGGAGGCGGTGATTGTGGGCTGGCGGCCAGAGGAAGCGGCGGTCGAGGAAACGTTTGTCAACCGCAACGCCGTCTCGACCTTGCGTCTTGGCCAGGCACGGGGAATCGCCCTGCTGGTGCCCGCGCGCGCCGGCCTGCCGGTGAGCGAATATCTGCCGAATTTGGTGAAGAAGACGGTGGTGGGAACCGGTCACGCGGCCAAGGAGCAGGTGCAGATGATGGTGGCGAGGCTGCTGCCCGGCGCACGGCTGACAAGTGCCGATGCCGCGGACGCGCTTGCCGTCGCCATCTGCCACGCCCACCATCGCGGCCGGTCGGCCCTGATCGCGGCTGCGCGCTCGTGA
- a CDS encoding YebC/PmpR family DNA-binding transcriptional regulator translates to MAGHSQFKNIMYRKGAQDAKRAKVFTKLIRELTVSARSGLADPAANPRLRSAVIAARTANMSKDTIERAIKRGSGSEGGDQYEEVRYEGFGPGGVALIVEALTDNRNRTASEVRTAFGKHGGTLGESGSVSFMFERVGLVQYPALSADAEAMFEAALEAGADDVQSSEGGHEVFCAPDDLNLVRDALEQRFGAADAARLDWRPRTSIPVSEEDAEILFKLLGALDDSDDVQRVAANFDVADDVLERLGR, encoded by the coding sequence ATGGCCGGCCATTCTCAGTTCAAGAACATCATGTATCGCAAGGGCGCGCAGGACGCGAAGCGCGCCAAGGTTTTCACCAAGCTCATTCGGGAACTTACCGTTTCGGCGCGCAGCGGACTAGCCGATCCAGCGGCCAATCCGCGGCTGCGCTCGGCGGTGATCGCGGCGCGCACGGCGAACATGTCGAAAGACACGATCGAGCGGGCGATCAAGCGCGGTTCCGGCAGTGAGGGCGGCGATCAATACGAAGAGGTGCGCTACGAGGGCTTCGGTCCGGGCGGCGTTGCCCTGATTGTCGAAGCGTTGACCGACAATCGCAACCGCACCGCAAGCGAGGTGCGCACGGCGTTCGGCAAGCACGGTGGTACCCTCGGCGAAAGTGGTAGCGTCAGCTTCATGTTCGAACGGGTAGGCCTGGTGCAGTACCCGGCATTGAGCGCCGACGCCGAGGCGATGTTCGAGGCGGCCCTCGAGGCCGGCGCCGACGACGTGCAGTCTTCCGAGGGCGGGCACGAGGTTTTCTGTGCGCCGGACGACCTCAACCTCGTTCGCGACGCGCTCGAGCAGCGATTCGGCGCCGCCGATGCCGCGCGCCTCGACTGGCGGCCGCGGACCTCGATTCCGGTGAGCGAAGAGGATGCCGAGATCCTGTTCAAGCTCCTCGGCGCGCTCGACGACAGCGACGACGTGCAGCGGGTTGCCGCCAATTTTGATGTGGCCGACGATGTGCTCGAACGGCTTGGCCGCTGA
- the mepA gene encoding penicillin-insensitive murein endopeptidase, with the protein MRPAAEAGKSEGRGSRFRAGSTVGRMIRSGMTLPAVLAATGLLTFVDPASAPAGDWPQALTPTAAAPQAIGSPARGCLDGGQRLSLDGPGWQVMRPSRNRFWGHTDLIGFIERLAGEAARQDSGLLVGDLSMPRGGPMPNGHRSHQFGLDVDIWFEPAPAAPLSPSERESLPAVSVLAADGEHLDPVVWTNWHETMLHAAAVDPAVDRIFVNPAIKRALCTSTPAADRAWLHRIRPWWGHDDHFHVRLVCPALDDSCIPTEPIPPGDGCDASLDWWFSAEARAPKPPGPPPKPLSLDDLPPACRAILTAEDPPRADAALR; encoded by the coding sequence ATGAGACCCGCCGCCGAGGCCGGTAAAAGCGAGGGGCGCGGATCACGCTTTCGCGCCGGAAGCACGGTTGGGCGGATGATTCGCTCCGGCATGACGCTGCCGGCCGTGCTCGCCGCCACGGGGCTTCTCACCTTCGTGGACCCGGCAAGCGCCCCGGCGGGCGATTGGCCCCAGGCGCTGACACCGACCGCGGCGGCGCCACAGGCGATCGGCAGCCCCGCCCGCGGCTGCCTCGACGGCGGACAGCGCCTTTCACTCGACGGACCCGGCTGGCAGGTGATGCGCCCGTCACGCAACCGGTTCTGGGGCCACACCGACCTAATCGGCTTTATCGAACGTCTCGCTGGCGAAGCCGCGCGGCAGGACAGCGGCCTTCTCGTCGGCGATCTGTCGATGCCGCGTGGCGGGCCGATGCCGAACGGTCACCGCAGCCATCAGTTTGGCCTCGACGTCGATATCTGGTTCGAGCCGGCACCAGCGGCGCCGCTCTCGCCGAGCGAGCGCGAGAGCCTGCCGGCGGTCTCGGTGCTCGCGGCGGATGGCGAGCACCTCGATCCTGTGGTGTGGACGAACTGGCACGAGACGATGCTGCATGCCGCCGCCGTCGATCCCGCCGTCGATCGCATCTTCGTCAACCCCGCGATCAAGCGCGCGCTCTGCACGTCGACTCCCGCCGCCGATCGCGCCTGGCTCCATCGCATCCGACCATGGTGGGGCCATGACGACCATTTTCACGTTCGTCTGGTCTGCCCCGCTTTGGACGATTCTTGTATTCCGACTGAGCCTATTCCACCCGGTGACGGATGCGATGCGAGCCTCGACTGGTGGTTTTCAGCCGAAGCGCGGGCGCCCAAACCGCCGGGTCCGCCGCCGAAACCGCTGTCGCTCGACGATCTGCCGCCCGCCTGTCGCGCCATATTGACCGCGGAGGACCCTCCGCGCGCCGACGCCGCTCTGCGCTAG
- a CDS encoding PilZ domain-containing protein: MDAPLVASQTDSPNDERLAFLRLDTAARKTLNQIQPKLLKDLPAVTDALYEHLQKWPALKPLLAGSEKIAQLKAAQTSHWKHLFSGQFDPAYFERTLTVGRVHEKIGLEPRWYMGAYCFMLEHLLISVLPAKAQDAKVRQTVEAILRAAFLDMDMSVAAYVKNAESGRLKEEMLALSNVLENEVQTTVTAMSEQAGRMTEGAERLTTISRHLHETAAIVDTSTGTAIGNVQSVAGATEEMDASSRQIAHQVNEQQRLTRAAVSQAEAANETVRELTHSVGRINEVVTLVEQIAAQTKLLALNATIEAARTGEAGKGFAVVAAEVKSLARQTEEAISAIRTQSNGIRTAMHEAIAMVQRVTEDIGSINALADEIAQSTNQQQEATSEISQSAASASSQVRMVGDNAQEVLSSSRETGETAEQVRQSSILVKNNIEDFQRRLSTILRTSQAGNRREEERYPLGVACSLDLAGKRSSTTTANLSRSGALILGAYDGIVEGAHISLELDGVGAFSATVMKTSEVGLHLKFNDLSTEQKQAVGTLIEAARKKDKPYIERCQGVAAQIAKALDAALHGRRIDRTALFSTDYALIPDTDPKQFLAPFTTLADELLPGITEPVVESDRHVVFCIAVDRNGYAPTHNRKYSQPQRPGDPNWNNKNCRNRRLFNDTTAILSAANRRPFLVQIYRRDMGSDGIVMLKEIAAPILLDNDLWGNVRMGLPL; encoded by the coding sequence ATGGACGCACCCCTTGTCGCATCGCAAACCGATTCTCCCAACGACGAGCGGCTTGCTTTCCTCCGCCTCGATACGGCGGCGCGCAAGACCCTAAATCAAATTCAGCCGAAGCTGCTCAAGGACTTACCGGCGGTGACAGATGCGCTTTACGAGCATCTGCAGAAATGGCCGGCGCTCAAACCGCTGCTCGCCGGCTCCGAAAAAATCGCGCAATTGAAGGCGGCGCAGACCTCCCATTGGAAACACCTGTTTTCGGGCCAGTTCGATCCGGCCTATTTCGAGCGGACCCTCACCGTTGGACGCGTTCACGAAAAAATCGGTCTCGAGCCGCGATGGTACATGGGCGCCTACTGCTTCATGCTCGAGCACCTTCTGATTTCGGTCCTCCCCGCGAAGGCGCAAGACGCCAAGGTGCGCCAGACCGTCGAGGCGATCCTGCGCGCGGCCTTCCTCGATATGGACATGTCGGTCGCCGCTTACGTGAAGAACGCTGAATCCGGGCGACTCAAGGAAGAAATGCTGGCGCTATCGAACGTGCTTGAGAACGAGGTCCAAACCACGGTCACCGCCATGTCCGAGCAGGCCGGACGCATGACGGAGGGCGCCGAGCGCCTGACGACGATCTCGCGCCACCTGCACGAGACGGCGGCGATCGTAGATACCTCGACCGGCACGGCGATCGGCAACGTCCAGTCGGTGGCGGGCGCGACCGAGGAGATGGACGCCTCGTCGCGTCAGATCGCCCACCAGGTCAATGAACAGCAACGCCTGACGCGCGCGGCCGTATCCCAGGCGGAAGCCGCCAACGAGACCGTCCGCGAGCTCACCCACTCGGTCGGGCGGATCAATGAAGTGGTCACGCTCGTCGAGCAGATCGCTGCACAAACCAAATTGCTGGCACTCAACGCAACGATCGAGGCGGCGCGAACAGGCGAGGCCGGAAAGGGCTTTGCCGTCGTCGCCGCCGAGGTCAAGAGCCTCGCGCGTCAGACCGAAGAAGCGATCTCGGCCATCCGCACTCAGTCGAACGGCATTCGCACCGCGATGCACGAAGCCATCGCCATGGTGCAACGCGTGACCGAGGACATCGGCTCGATCAACGCTCTCGCCGATGAAATCGCCCAGTCGACCAACCAGCAACAGGAGGCGACGTCCGAAATCAGCCAGAGCGCGGCCTCCGCGTCGTCGCAGGTGCGAATGGTCGGTGATAACGCGCAGGAAGTGCTGAGTTCGTCGCGCGAAACCGGGGAAACGGCCGAGCAGGTGCGCCAGAGCTCGATCCTGGTCAAGAACAACATCGAGGATTTCCAGCGCCGCCTGTCGACGATCCTCAGAACATCGCAAGCGGGAAACCGACGCGAGGAGGAACGCTATCCGCTCGGCGTCGCCTGCTCGCTCGACTTGGCGGGCAAGCGCTCTTCGACCACGACCGCCAACCTCAGCCGCTCTGGCGCGCTGATTTTGGGCGCATACGACGGCATTGTCGAAGGTGCGCACATCTCGCTCGAGCTGGACGGCGTCGGGGCGTTTTCCGCGACGGTCATGAAAACCTCCGAAGTCGGCCTTCATCTCAAGTTCAATGATTTGTCCACCGAACAGAAACAGGCGGTAGGCACCCTCATCGAGGCAGCTCGAAAGAAGGATAAGCCCTACATCGAGCGCTGCCAGGGCGTTGCCGCGCAGATCGCTAAGGCGCTCGATGCCGCCCTGCACGGACGGCGAATCGATCGCACGGCCCTGTTCAGCACGGACTATGCGCTGATCCCGGACACCGACCCAAAGCAGTTCCTCGCGCCCTTCACCACCCTTGCCGACGAACTCCTGCCGGGGATCACCGAGCCGGTCGTCGAGTCCGACAGGCACGTGGTTTTCTGCATCGCCGTCGACCGCAACGGCTATGCGCCCACCCACAACCGCAAGTATTCTCAGCCGCAGCGTCCCGGCGATCCCAACTGGAACAACAAGAACTGCCGCAACCGGCGCCTGTTCAACGACACGACGGCAATCCTTTCCGCCGCAAACCGACGCCCTTTCCTCGTGCAGATCTATCGCCGCGACATGGGATCGGACGGTATCGTCATGCTCAAGGAGATCGCCGCGCCGATCCTCCTTGATAACGACCTGTGGGGCAATGTGCGGATGGGCCTGCCGCTATAG
- a CDS encoding efflux transporter outer membrane subunit, with product MSMRLRIPAALTTLATLCACAVGPDYQRPPASVPASFKELDGWKPAEPVDATPRGAWWTVFDDPLLDSFVGRVNVSNQTLAASEAAFRQARAVVQQARAGLYPSISLDTSVTRSKSGTSRSNSGSTGFSSGGSSGAQTSYQPSLAATWDLDVWGKIRRTIESDEADAQASAADLAAATLSAQAELVSDYYLLRAADEQIRIFDEAAAAYERSLAITESQYHWGIATRADVALAQTQLESTRAQAIGAGVQRAQYEHAIAILMGVPPAELSISPDHLPEVPPAYPVTVPSALLERRPDIAAAERRMAAANAQIGLAEAAYYPDISLTASFGYASTALRTLLGSSNELWSAGLTATQLLFDAGSRSAVVEQARAGWDAALANYRQTTLQSFQQVEDQLAALRILDQQAVAQAHAVTAARDAERIELNQYKAGTVDYTSVVTAQQTALSNEQTALDIRSSRFTATVSLIQALGGGWSAQALPEQIGSVWPRAY from the coding sequence ATGAGCATGCGTCTTCGCATTCCGGCGGCGCTGACCACGCTCGCCACGCTCTGCGCTTGTGCCGTCGGCCCGGATTACCAGCGGCCGCCGGCATCGGTACCGGCGAGTTTCAAGGAATTGGACGGATGGAAACCGGCGGAGCCGGTCGACGCCACGCCGCGCGGCGCGTGGTGGACGGTGTTCGATGATCCGCTGCTCGATTCATTCGTCGGTCGCGTCAATGTGTCCAATCAGACACTGGCGGCGTCCGAGGCGGCGTTCCGGCAGGCGCGCGCGGTCGTCCAGCAGGCACGGGCGGGGCTCTATCCCTCGATCTCGCTCGATACGTCCGTTACCCGCAGCAAATCGGGAACCAGCAGGTCCAACAGCGGTTCGACCGGCTTTTCGTCCGGGGGATCGTCCGGCGCCCAGACGTCGTATCAGCCGTCACTCGCGGCGACCTGGGATCTCGATGTCTGGGGCAAGATCCGCCGGACGATCGAGAGCGATGAGGCGGACGCGCAGGCGAGCGCAGCCGACCTTGCTGCGGCGACGCTCTCGGCGCAGGCCGAGCTGGTCAGCGACTACTACCTGCTGCGCGCTGCCGACGAGCAAATTCGTATCTTCGACGAGGCCGCGGCTGCTTACGAACGCTCGCTGGCGATCACCGAGAGCCAGTACCACTGGGGTATCGCCACCCGCGCCGACGTGGCGCTGGCGCAAACCCAGCTCGAAAGCACGCGCGCGCAGGCCATCGGCGCCGGCGTACAGCGGGCGCAGTATGAGCACGCGATCGCCATTTTGATGGGAGTGCCGCCAGCCGAGCTGAGCATTTCACCGGATCACCTGCCCGAGGTGCCGCCGGCGTATCCGGTCACCGTTCCCTCCGCCCTTCTCGAGCGGCGCCCGGACATCGCCGCCGCCGAACGGCGGATGGCCGCAGCCAACGCCCAGATCGGTCTCGCCGAGGCCGCGTACTATCCGGATATTTCCCTGACCGCGTCGTTCGGTTACGCCTCGACGGCGCTGCGCACGCTGCTCGGCTCGTCGAACGAGCTGTGGTCGGCGGGGTTGACGGCGACACAGTTGCTCTTCGACGCCGGCTCGCGCAGCGCCGTGGTCGAGCAGGCACGCGCTGGCTGGGACGCGGCGTTGGCCAACTACCGGCAGACGACGTTGCAGAGTTTCCAGCAGGTCGAGGACCAGCTCGCAGCGCTGCGCATCCTCGATCAGCAGGCAGTGGCGCAGGCGCATGCGGTCACGGCGGCGCGGGATGCGGAGCGGATCGAGCTCAACCAGTACAAGGCCGGCACGGTCGATTATACCAGCGTCGTCACCGCACAGCAGACGGCGCTGAGCAACGAGCAGACGGCCCTCGATATTCGCAGCAGCCGCTTCACCGCCACCGTCTCGCTGATCCAGGCGCTGGGTGGCGGCTGGTCCGCGCAGGCGCTACCGGAGCAGATCGGATCGGTCTGGCCGCGCGCCTACTGA